The DNA segment ACGGGCTCACCAACTTCTGGACCCGCGTGGAGACCGGCGGGCCGGCCGTCGTCGATCCGCAGTGCGGTTTTCGAGTGTACCCGCTGCACGCCGCGCTGGCCGCGCGCGCCCGCGGCGACCACATGGAGTTCGACATCGAGATCGCCGTGCGCCTGGTGTGGGCCGGCGTGCCCATCATCAATGTGCCGACGCGCGTGCGCTATTTGCCAGCGGCGGCGGGCGGCGTCTCCCACTTTCGACCGGTGGGCGATAATGTCGCCATCACGCTGATGCACACCCGCTTGGTTCTGGGCTCGCTGCGCTGGCGCCTGACCCGGCTGTGGCAAAGGCGAAAGCTGCTGCCATGAGCGCCACCGCCGGCACCACCTGGCTGCAGGTGGCGGAGAAAGGCAGCGCCGCCGGCCTGTGGTTGATGCTGGCGATCTGCCGCTTGCTCGGGCGCGGGGTGGCGCGGCTGATGTTGGCGCCGATCGTCTTTTACTTCGTCGCCACGTCAGCGGTGGCGCGCCGATCGTCGCGGACCTACCTGCGGCGCATGGGACTGCCGTCGGCCCTTGGCGACGTTTATCGGCATTGCCTGCGGTTCGCCCAGTGCACATTAGATCGCGTGTTCTGGACGCTGGGGCAGACCGGAAGGTTTCAGATCACCCGCACCGGCTCGGCGCTGCTGGACAGCGCCCGGCGCGAGGGGCGCGGGGCGATCCTGCTGGGCGCGCACCTTGGCAGCTTTGAAGCGCTGCGGGCGATGGCGCTGCAAAGCACGCATCCGCTGAACGTGGTCGGCTATTTCAAGAACGCGCGCCTCATCAACGGGCTTCTGGCGCGGTTCAACCCGGCCCTGGCGGTGCGGGTGATTCCGATCGAGCCGGGCGTCGATTTTGTCCTGCGCTTGAAAGAACGCATCGACGCCGGCGAGCTTTTGGCCCTCCTGGGCGACCGAGCCGGATTGACCGACCGGGCGGTGGAGGTCGATTTTCTCGGTGGAAAGGCCCTCTTGCCCACCGGACCTTATATGCTGGCGGCGATGCTCGGCTGTCCGGTGTACCTGACGTTTGGCCTTTACCACGAACCAAACCGCTATGACCTTTACTGCGAACCGTTCGCCGAGCGCGTGACGCTGGCGCGCGGCGCGCGCGAGGCCGACGCCCGCGCCTACGCCCAACGCTTCGCCGATCGCCTGGAACATTATTGCCGGCTGGCCCCGGACAACTGGTTCAACTTTTACGACGTGTGGAAACAGCCCGCATGAAGCCGTCTTCGCATTCTCCCCGCGCCGGCGATGCCGCCCCGCTGATCATCGGACGCGAACCGCTGTCTATCGACGACGTCTGCGCCGTCGCCCGTGGTGGCCGGCGCGCGGTCCTGGATGCCGATCCGGAATTTCGGGCGCGCCTCGATGCCAGCTGCCGGAGCCTGGAGCGGCAGCTGCGCGCCGGCCGCACCATCTACGGCGTCACCACCGGCGTCGGCGAATCGTGCGAGACCGACGTGCCGGTCCCGCTGGCCGAGACGCTGGCCTTGAACCTGCTGCGCTTTCACGGCTGCGGCACGGGCGCCGCGCTGTCCGACGAGGAATCGGCGGCGGTGGTGGCGGTGCGCCTGGCGTCGCTGTCGCGCGGGCACTCCGGCGTGCGGCCGGTGGTGCTGGAACGCCTGGTGGATCTGCTGGCGCATCGAATCTTGCCGCAGATCCCGTCGGAGGGCTCGGTGGGGGCCAGCGGTGATCTCACCCCGCTGTCATACGTGGCGGCGACGCTGATCGGCGAACGCGAGGTATCTTTTCGCGGCCAGATCGTCTCGGCGAAGACGGCTCTCGAAGCTTGCGGTCTGCGGCCGCTGGTCCTGCAGCCGAAGGAGAGTCTGGCGCTGATGAACGGCACCAGCATGATGACGGGTCTGGCCTGTCTGGCCTTCGCACGCGCCCGGCGCCTGGGCCGGCTGGCGGCGGCGCTGACCGCCGGGGCCAGCGACGTCCTGCGCGGCAATCCCAGCCATTTCGATCAGCGCATCTTCGATCTCAAGCCGCACCCCGGCCAGGCGGCCTGCGCGCGCTGGATCCGCGACGACATCGAATACCAGCCCGGCGTGCCGCGGCCGCAGGCGCGGATTCAAGATCGTTATTCGATCCGCTGCGCCCCGCACGTCATCGGCGTGCTGCTGGACGCCCTCGCCGCCTTCCGCGGCGTCATCGAGACCGAGATCAACAGCGTCAACGACAACCCCATCGTCGACGCCGACAGCGACGAGATCTTGCACGGCGGAAATTTCTACGGCGGACACATCGCCTTTGCCATGGACGGCCTGAAGACGGCGGCGGCCAATGTCGCCGATCTTCTGGATCGCCAGATGGCCCACCTGTGCAACCCGATGGTCAACGCCGGGCTGCCCGCCGATCTGGTGTGGCGGCAAACCGGCGACAAGGTCACCCACCACGGCTTCAAGGCCATGCAGATCAGCACGTCGGCGCTGACCGCCGAGGCGTTGAAGCTGACCATGCCGGCCAGCGCGTTTTCGCGCAGCACCGAATCGCACAATCAGGACAAGGTCAGCATGGGCTCGATCGCCGCCCGCGATTGCCAGCGCGTCCTGGATCTGACAGAGACGGTGGCGATCATCGAACTTTTGGCGGTCTGCCAGGCCGTCGACCTGCGCGACGGCGATGGCTGCCACGTCCGCGCCAGGACCCTGCACCAGGCAGTGCGCGCGGTGGTGCCGCGCAACGAAGCCGACCGGCGACAGGACGGCGACATCGCGCGCCTCTTGCAGCTTTACCGCGACGACGCGCTGCCGATCGGCGCGGCGGATTTCCCATGAGGGCCGGCGCGGCCGCGCTGTGGGCCGGCGTTTTTTGTGGGGCGCTCGGCGCACCGGCCGGCGACGCCGTCGAAAAATCCGCGCCCGTCACCATCGAGGCGCTGCTGAATCAATTCGCGCGCGCCCCGGGTTTGTCCGCGCATTTTCGCGAGGAGAAACACCTGGCCCTGCTGGACGCGCCGCTAGTCAATGAAGGCACCATCCACTTCATGCCGCCTGGCCGTTTCGCCCGCCACACTCTGAAACCGATCGCCTCGACGCTGCTCATCGACGGCGG comes from the Polyangia bacterium genome and includes:
- a CDS encoding lipid A biosynthesis acyltransferase is translated as MSATAGTTWLQVAEKGSAAGLWLMLAICRLLGRGVARLMLAPIVFYFVATSAVARRSSRTYLRRMGLPSALGDVYRHCLRFAQCTLDRVFWTLGQTGRFQITRTGSALLDSARREGRGAILLGAHLGSFEALRAMALQSTHPLNVVGYFKNARLINGLLARFNPALAVRVIPIEPGVDFVLRLKERIDAGELLALLGDRAGLTDRAVEVDFLGGKALLPTGPYMLAAMLGCPVYLTFGLYHEPNRYDLYCEPFAERVTLARGAREADARAYAQRFADRLEHYCRLAPDNWFNFYDVWKQPA
- a CDS encoding aromatic amino acid ammonia-lyase encodes the protein MKPSSHSPRAGDAAPLIIGREPLSIDDVCAVARGGRRAVLDADPEFRARLDASCRSLERQLRAGRTIYGVTTGVGESCETDVPVPLAETLALNLLRFHGCGTGAALSDEESAAVVAVRLASLSRGHSGVRPVVLERLVDLLAHRILPQIPSEGSVGASGDLTPLSYVAATLIGEREVSFRGQIVSAKTALEACGLRPLVLQPKESLALMNGTSMMTGLACLAFARARRLGRLAAALTAGASDVLRGNPSHFDQRIFDLKPHPGQAACARWIRDDIEYQPGVPRPQARIQDRYSIRCAPHVIGVLLDALAAFRGVIETEINSVNDNPIVDADSDEILHGGNFYGGHIAFAMDGLKTAAANVADLLDRQMAHLCNPMVNAGLPADLVWRQTGDKVTHHGFKAMQISTSALTAEALKLTMPASAFSRSTESHNQDKVSMGSIAARDCQRVLDLTETVAIIELLAVCQAVDLRDGDGCHVRARTLHQAVRAVVPRNEADRRQDGDIARLLQLYRDDALPIGAADFP